tttcaggtgcttctcagcccttcagtattcctcagttgagaattctttgtttagctcagtaccccatttttaatagggttatttgattttctggagtccatcttcttgagttccttatatatataggatattagtcccctatctgatttaggattggtaaagatcctttcccaatctattgctggcctttttgtcttattgacagtatcttttgccttacagaagctttacaattttatgaagtcctatttgtcgattcttgctcttacagcacaaaccattgctgtctgttcagaaaaatttcccctgttcccatatcttcgagacttttccccactttcttctctataagtttcagagtctctggttttatgtggagttccttgatcctcttagacttgaattttctacaaggagataagaatggatcaatttgctttcttgTATATGATAACTGCCAattgacccagcaccatttgttgaagatgctgtcttttttcccactggatggttttagctcctttgtcaaagatcaagtgaccataggtttgtgtgttcatttctgggtcttcagttctattccattgttctacccgtctgtcactgtaccagtaccatgcagttttttttaaatcacaattgctatgtaatatagcttgaggtcaggcatcgtgattccaccagaggttcttttattgttgagaatagtttttgctatcctaggtttttttcttattccagatgaatttgcaaatttttctttctaactctgtgaagaattgagttggaattttgatgggaattgcattgaatctgtagattgctttcggcaagatagccattttgactatgttaatcctgccaatccatgagcatgggagatctttccatcttctgagatcttcttagatttctttcttcagtgacttaaagctcttatcatacagatcttttactttcttagttatagtcacaccaatatattttatattatttgtgactattgtgaagggtgttgtttccctaatttctttctcagccggTTTATCCTCTGTGTAGAAAAAGTTGGCTGGTTTTCTAACACTTTGAGAGGCAGCTGTGCATTTAGTTGCAGTGTTGCTACCATGAAACATGGGTATAGTGACCATACTGCTGTTTTTCTGGCTCAGTTTTCATACATTTCTTTTGCCCTGGATATTTACTCAtgggtgtttttatttgttcatttgtttttcattctcaAAGTGTCCATGGGACACAACATGAATGTAAATCCTAGGCCTAGGTGTAGGAATGAGGCCTTAGGTGTAGCTATGCATGGGTGACTCATCAAACCAATCAATATCTTGACAATATTTgctatttttctgaaatattgtCCCAGAATATTCTGGACCCTCACCTTCGGATATctctattaatatattttcacatGATCAGATTTAGTTCATCCAAAGAATAGGGAGTAGCTCTGGCTTCCTGGAAGCCAAGTGCCGTGCTTGGTTCTCATTTGTTCATGACTGCCTGTGGCATCCAGTGTTTGTATTTATTggaagatttttatattttagtgaaAACATTTTATGCGATGTGGGACAATGGACTGTGGTAGGACACTTGGTAAGGTAGAGACCCTGTACCCTGAGACGGTGGACATCTGCCTGCTCCCTACTAGCTTCCTGGCGCTGAATACATGACCACACTCCCCACATCCATCACATAGCCCAAAACAGAATTCTTCACGCTAATGAAGTAgctagaggccctgagggtttagccaataaacttCCATTCCTAGAGATTCcatcctgcaaaaggtatttaatctcaggtccaccctgagGAGAGggtatgcacccattttccaaGATGAACAGTCAATAAAACTGTCTCTTTCATTAAGAACTGCCATGGGGAGCATGCAGAAATCCTTTAACTACCAAGTTCTGcctaagtctcctgcagaaggcctctctgtggtCCCAAACAACTGTTGCTAAACTAAAGACTTTCACAGGTGCACTAAGCAGGAGTTCCCTATTTCCATGCCCTGCTGTCCTCATTCTGTCCTCAGTCTGCTAGCCCCCAATGGTCCTGGCCTTGTCGTGGCCCATGGACCCCCTCCTCTGCACCCCATTGGTGACTGGATGCCTGGAAGTCAGGGAACCCCAGTTTCAGCCCCTCATCTTAGACTGTATTTCTACCCCCTGAGTGGTGTCTTGTCTCTACCTTAATTGGTAGCAGAGCAGGCTCAACACAGTCTAGTAAACTCCCTGAGTTTTGCCTTCTCAGCAGCCGTACCCAGCATCCCAGCAGCAGAGCAGAACATGGacacacaatataaaatattcttgatcatgttttcccctccgtgaactcctcccagatcctcttcACCTCCAACTCATACAACTCCACTCCCTTTcactctctctttagaaaacagactAGGTAGATAAAACAGTGACTCCTCTTCCCATGTTCTGTGGTTTGTAAAATGCTAAGTCattcagaggaggagagagatgctTTATATACAGGCTATATAGCTGTGTtgacttagatttttcaaaacttactttaataaAGGTTGGCAAACACTTCAAGACCCTTTCTAGTCCAAAGGGGAGAAAAGATATTAATAGGTCAAAGGAATGTGGACTTGTTTAGTAGAAGTAGCTCTTTAGGGTAATTCCAATCTCCATTGTcaagataccagcagtccagttcagtagtgtcatgATACCAATAGTCTAGTTCAAAAGTGTgaacaaacacaaatcagtagtggCTGcagatccagcagaaactgccaggcctccaCAGAATCAGCATGGGTAAGTGGAGACTTGGGGAAGTGGCTGTGCAACATTTATTTGGTCTATAGTCTTTGCTGTTCCTCACTTCCTTGAGAGAGGCATGACAGAGAACTTTTGGCATTCCAGCTGGTCCTAGTCACTCCTGCTCACCCATGCTCATTTGGTGGAAGAACAGAAAGGGAGCAAGAACATGTGCCTAACACTCAGCTGGCAGATGCTTTCCACAGTGTTGGTGAAACTCGTTAGTACTTCCTCTGGCTCTTGTGATAGtaattttggttgttgttgctttcaTTGATATTATGAGTTAATAGTTTCAACAAATATGCCCACCCCCTTTCTACATTATACTTCTGGCAAGGTTAAATAGGGCAGCATTCTGTATTAGGGAAAGACAGAAGCCTTGCCCTTCAAGCCTGGGAGTGGTCCCAGTCCCTAGTGTTTTACCTTCCCCAGGCCATGTAGTTCATTTATCTTAATTATGCAATTCTGGAAGATTCCGATACTGCCAACTTATCAGAAGCCTCTGGAATCACACCACGCCCCTCTGATTAGGCGTGATTAGAGAAGCACCTGATATCAAACtgttttcccatttccttctACATCGACTGTCCAGACCTGATTACTGCAGCTGCTTGGCGGCTGTTCTCATTAGCGTTGCATCGATCAAGGGCAGCTGATGGTTCCGAACGCCAGGCTAAATGTGCTGCATTCCATTCATTGTGTGAAGCCCACAGATAAAGCAAAGAGAAATTAAAGCCTGTGTTTTATTGTCCAAAGTCTGGTCAAATTGCAAGCCTCCTTGCTGCTCACccagatcctgcctcaaagaagCATCATTAATTAGTCTTCCCAGCCATGCAGTCCTTAGAAGCAATATCCTTGATCTATTGAATCCTGCTTTATTAAAATTATCCACTGTGCCTGTCCTTAATAAGGTCAAAGAAGAAATCCATGAAAGCTGATTCATCACAAAGACCCTAGGGATGCATGTCATAGAGAAAaccaattttattttcctgttgcaAGACAGAAGTGGGTTACAAACTCCCTTACCAGAAAGGCAAGGCTTGGAGAATCCAACATTAATTTGGAGAAAGGCCTAATCAGTCTATCTGATGTGCTCTGTGAAAGCTTCCCAATGTCCAGGCCACATGTGTGAAGTGGAGTGAGAAGATAGCATTTTAACACTGTAAGGGAATGATAATTCCTCCCAGGAGGTGCTTGCTTGTAAGAGGTTTCCCTCCATGATCTCAGCTACATTTCTTTAATAGTTATTAATACTACTATGTGGGCTCTACTCTTCTGCTGTGATAGAATCTCCCCAATGGGGCTGCTTTACAGGCGTTCAGCAGAGCTTGGAAGGCATGATAAAGCAGGAACCAGTTTCCTCTTTCATCAGCAGAGGACAAAGACTAGGACATGGGCTTGTCCAGTAACACAAAATCTGTAAACTCACTGAAAAGGAACTAGATCTTGCTCTCACCCTCAAAACATGCAGTTCCCCAGTATGACCCATTTGTCTTCTTTTGCACTGTTGACATaagtttgctttcatttctacTAAAAGCAATTCTAGTTCTGAAATTTGGAGAGTTACAGCCAGTTCTCGCAAGCTGTTTACTGCTTTAAATATTCAACAAGTAAGCGTTCTGTGCTTAACTGCTAGCTTTGGATGTCTTGTTGAGATGCAAAGCTGAAATTCCCTGTGTGCTCATCTCAATGCAGTGTCCATTTATGACAACCATTTAGAGCTTGTTAATGTGATTTATATTAAATAAGTGCAGCTATTTCATTGTGGCTTTCAGAACTAGAGGCTAGGCCAGCTCCGCTTGGATGAACCCACAATCTTCTAGACTGAAAGGCTTCCTACTTAAGGATTTGCATGTGCCTACTTCAGAAGATGTTTgtataaagctgggcatggttgtgTACACAGGAGACTCGGGGGTTCAGCGTCATACTCTGTTACCCATCAAGTCTGAAACTAGCCTATCAAGTTTGAAACTAGCCTGGCCTTCATGAGACCTTGtgtcaagcaaacaaaacaaatcaaacaccACTTTCTCCTTGAAAACCACAGAGGTCTCTCTTGAGTTGAGCGCCATGGAAGTTTGATTTCTGGGTCATTTAGGGAATTTACTGTGCAACATACTGGAACACATATTTATCAATTTCTAAGAGCTCCAGGTTCTTTGGGGTCAAGGGGGAAATTATGGCTAAAtataatggtttttattttgtcaatCCAAGTGATCAGTTTAGTAGAATGTAGGGACATGGGTCAGATAGAAAGATTTCTCAGAGGAGAGAGGTTTTGCTTTCTCTGTGGACATGGATGGGATGGTATTTTATAAGTAACTGTATATCTCAAGTCACAAACTCCTAAAAGATTGCAGTCTGTTCTAGGAATAAAACTTGCCATTGGGGTATCTATCCCTTTTTTTCAATAACATGGAAGGGATGCTTCCATGCCTAGAGAGAGGAAGATAAGAGCAATAAGCAGACCAACTTAACAGAAGTCACAAACCCTCAAAACTGCAGTTCTTTAGGGATGTAGTTCTTTCATTGGCAAGGTCAAGTTTAATACTGTCCAGTGCagcaggtgctgagattacaccTAACTGTATCTCTCAGGTCCAGTAAGATTTAGCCTATAacacttgtgttttgttttcttttcctttttttattaattaggtattttcttcatttatatttccaatgctaccccataagtcccccaaaccctccactcccctcccctcccccccactcctacttcttggccctggcgttcccctgtactgaggcatataaagtttgcaaggccaatgggcctctctttccactgatggccgactaggtcatcttctgatacatatgcagctagagacacgagcactgaggggatactggttagttcatattgttgttccaccaatagagttgcagacccctttagctccttgagtactttctctagctcctccattgggggccctgtgatccatccaataactgactgtgagcctccacttatgtgtgtgctaggccccggcatagcctcgcaagagacagctatatcagggtcctttcatcaacatcttgctagtgtgtgcaatggtgtcagcgtttggaggctgattatgggatggattcccaggtatggcagtttctagatggtccatcctttcatctcagctccaatctttgtctctgtaactccttccatgggtgttttgttcccaattttagaatttagaaggagcaaagtgtccacactttcgtcttcgttcttgagtttcatgtgtttcgcaaattgtatcttgtatcttgggtattctaagtttctgggctaatatccacttatcagtgagtacatatcatgtgagttcttttgtgattgggttacctcactcagtatgatgccctccaggtccatccatttgcctaggaatttcataaattcattctttttaatagctgagtagtactccattgtgtaaatgtaccacattttctgtatccattcctctgttgaggggcatctgggttctttccagcttctggctattaNaaataaggctgctatgaacatagttgagcatgtgtcctttttaccggttggaacatctgcTGGATAtatgcgggatcctctggtagtactgtgtccaattttctgaggaactaccagactgatttccagagagagagagagagagagagagagagagagagagagagagagagagagagagagagagagagagagagagagagagagagagagagagagagagagagagagagagagagagagagagagagagagagagagaatatcccaGAACCAGCAATAGGATCGAAGAACTATAGGCTTTGAGATGGGCACTCACCTCATGAAGAGCAGGCCCAGTACCTGTAGGGTGGTGACAAAGCTTCTGTATGTGGAGAGAAATGTCCATCCTCAGACTCCTGACCCTTCAGGTTAACTTTATAGTTTACTGACAAATAGTGATGTTGAACACTGCTTCATGTGCTTCATTGGTCANGGGAATATCTTCTGTAGATAAATGGTCACTTAAAGCTTTTATCCATTATAATTTAAGCATCAAATTTTAGCCTATTAAATCTttacattaataattttaatttttgtcttaaaaagccTTTTGAGTAATCTTAAAATAGTGTcctattaaatatattcatattttgaaGATACTTTCTCTCATAAGATTGTTTTCATagacaatggaaaacaaacactaaatatttattaaagccAAGACTTAAAATAAATGCAgccttgaaaagatcaggaagaGTAAAAGGGCTATTTCTCAGGGGAGGGAAAAGGCTGGGTACGGGGTTGGAACTGCTGCTGGATTGAAATCAGGGGCTGATCCTGAGAGGCAGAAGNACTGGTGTTTTCTGTAGCACAGATGTAAGATAGACTCAAATAAGggataaggtgtgtgtgtggggggtaggtAGACCCACTGCAGCAAGGGTGCTGCTATCCATGAAAGATACCCTGTATCTACCAGCATGCTGAGAAACAGGTTACACAACTGCTATCAGGTGTGCTGGCAGGACGGCTGCTGCCACATCTGGATGCAGTTATGCATGTGTCCNAGAACCTTCTGGTGGCTTTTGTGCTCTCCAGCTCAGGGGGACAAGTTGGATCTGGCTCCAGAGTGGCTGCTTTCCCTACAGATTTACAACATTTAAGTTCTGGATCTGAGGATGTGTGTCTTCCCAGATCTGAGTCTTCCTCATTCTTGGCACTGGAATCCTTGTCCTGTTCTTCCCACAACTCGGTCAGAAGCCTATCAACACGGATAAAAAGATCAGAGTGTGGCATGTGCACACTCAAATAGGCCTTCAGGTATGTCAGAGGTAACAGGTCTGAGGGTTCACAAAAGTCCTCAGGGTTCTTGTCCATCCATGTGTGCAGGAAGGTACAGAGGCTGCTCCTTACTTGTTTATGCTCCACAGAATGAGNGTGGAAGTATGAATACCTAGAGAAGACCAGACAGAATATCACCAAAAAGTCCCAGCCCCCACCCNACCAAATCTTGGCAGTTCTGTCTGCTGTcagatatattattattttacctgGACAAACTCGGTGCTCTAAATATATCTGTGCGAAGTTTGAACAAATGCATCTCTATCCAGACATCTCTGTGGTTGGTCACATGGTTTCCTGGGATATCCTTCACAGATCTCCACTTTGGACAAATCTCTACTGGGTACTCCAATAGTTCTAGAACCTTCTTTACATTTCAGGGAAGTGAATTACCAAGGTGTCAGAAATATTGAGTGAGGGATAGGGTGCATTTTATAGGTAAAAGGCACATCAATGAGGGTCTCAGCTCTTAAATGCCACTCCCTTCGCCTAAGCCTGNNNNNNNNNNNNNNNNNNNNNNNNNNNNNNNNNNNNNNNNNNNNNNNNNNNNNNNNNNNNNNNNNNNNNNNNNNNNNNNNNNNNNNNNNNNNNNNNNNNNNNNNNNNNNNNNNNNNNNNNNNNNNNNNNNNNNNNNNNNNNNNNNagtgagacagacagaaagagacagagagacagagagatagagacagacagagagacagagacagacagagagacagagagacagagagacagagagacagatagacaaacagagactgagaggcagatactgagagacagagacaaagagatacagagtcagacagagacaaacagagagacaggcagagagacacagatatatatatatatatatatatatatatctggagAGAGAATATATCCCAGAACCAGTAATAGGATTGAAGAACTATAGGCTTTGAGATGGGCACTCACTTCATGAACAGTAGGCCCAGTACCTGTAGTGGGGTGACAAAGCTTCTGTATGTGGagagaaatgtagggacaaagaagGGGTCTCCTTCCTGAATTGAAGGCACCAGGTTGTTCACCAACTTAACAACCATTTCTGCACTGATTGGAGACTCTCTACGTGGCTCCCTCAGATCCTGTGGGGCAGAAGTGTTCTCACCGGGAGAAAAGATTAAGATCAAGGACTCAAATAGACATAGGTCTGCAGCATTCTCATTGGTTCCTCTCATTCCAAGATTTCCTAAATCATCATTCTGCCaaacacagattaaaaaacaGAGTGCTTACCTGGTCTGTGTGGTTCTGGTCCTGGTTACCCTTGGTCACAGTTTTTCGCTTTCTGGAAAATGGCCCCAGGCGTTGAAGGCAAGAGTGAACCCTGTGCCTCCAGACACTACCATGGCCTTCCCTATTGTCTTTCTTGAGGCCCAAGCCTCGAGTAGTCCtaagacaccaagagaacatCTTGCCCTCTCTAGTGTCTCTGACAAGTGAAGTCTGTGGGGCTGCCTCTCAGCAGTTGGCTGTGTAGGGCTTCATTCTGAGGTCATTGCCAAGAGGGTGATCTCACTACTGTCCTGTCTTCAACAGGACTTTCTTATAAAGCCCCTAGATCCCCTCCAACCTCCCAGGAATACAAATAGACACAGTTACACAAGTGCTTCATGTTCATTGCTCCCAGGGTTGTTTGGATATAGGCAGTACATCAGCCTTGCAATCTGTGTCCCTACTGTTAAAGTAAACCTGTAACCCTACTCCTAAACTTTTAGCCCAGTCTACCATAAACCCAAGCCATGATGCCTTGCTTTTATgtgaccttgtgtgtgtgtatgtattctctGTGGAATGAGAATACATGCATACCTATGACAGGCACCAGCCCCGCAATGTCATTGTTCTGACATAGGAATGTCTTTCCATTATTATTTTCCACCCCCAAGATCATATtaagaatccatcccatatgtTTGCAGCTCTCTGTAAACAGCTTGCTGAGCCACATTCACCAGGTTACAAGATAGaagccctcccttcccccagcaaTCTTTCCGGGTGAATTAATCCAATCCGGAATTACCTATTCTTCCGATTCCTGCTTGGGTTCTTGACCTGACAGTCTTCAGTGATGAACTCTGACCTGCCACCTTCATgaaaccttttccttccctacATTGCATTTAGTCATGGtgcttgtcacagcaatggaatgaAAGAAGACTTCCActctttctctgtccccatcCTGTGTTATGTGGCATCCAACCTATTCTCTAGTTGCTCATCTCTCTCACTTGCTAGTaccccatctcttcctctctactctgcgttttctttttctcctgctccCAGTTGTGTTTGCTCCCAAGTCATTCACTGTTCATCTCCTGGTCAGCTCCTTCCTTCACACAGAGTGTCTGGGTCCATGTTTAGCAAGCCGGTGATCTGAGGAGTCCAAGTCATGTGCATGTGTTCAGAATCCTGTGGTACTCCAGAATGGGGAGCAATTTCATTGTTAACAACTTGTCTCCTTTGTCAAAGTGAAGTAGAGTTGTGTTTATTCTTCCTTTACTCTTCTTTGCAATgtattcattgtttctttttcccatttgGCAAAGagtgtggatttgggtgggtgAAGAAATGTGGAGAATGGTGGACTGTGGGAGGGGAACCCTAACCAGAATATATTGcacaaaaaatataatttcaataaaaatagttTCCAAAGTTAGTCTATTGATATTACATATGGAaacttgttttaattaattaagaaggaaatgagaaaagaagaaaacaaaaatcaggatGTGGAAGTTCAGAAAATTTGCCATGTATCCTGTCTGGTTGTAAGTGAGCAAAATCATCTTCTGGTGGACTGGACTGTTAAGAGATCCTTGAAAACTTGTAACTGCTTTCATCCTCATGATGCAATGTATACCAAAGGGTAAATTTGTGAGTACCCATGACATTTGTATAACTGCAGGGGTAAGGTAGTGTTGATGAACATATGTGAGTGAATAACAGCTGGGAGCCAGGAATAGCACAGACAACATGTGGGAAAGCAGTACAGACCCTACGCATTTTATACTGAAGGTAATAAAGGACCATAGAAGGATGATAAAATTTAGACTCTGTTTTTTTTCATTCCATCTGATAAAGATGATATCCCTTAGTAACTACATCTTTTATTGCACCAGAGAAGTAATCTGTGGCTAGGATAAAGGAAATGGTATCAACACACTTGTATttatatagatgcatatatgtgtgattATATGGTGTGAAGCGTATTTtgcacatttcaaaatattttattgtaaatatatgcaaaaataagTTCGTTCAAGATTAAGAGAGCCTATGATTTTGGGGAAGGTGTGAAACGTCTTTGCATTAAATGAAGCAGATCTTACCTCGTATAATTCTTAGCATTTTAAACTGAGCAATCCATGCATTCACAGTGCTGTACAATTGCTGTCTATATTCACTCTGTACACATTGTAATCATACAAATGAGGAATCTCGTACTCATTAACAAGTCATCTCCCAACCACCTCTTCTTCTATCCCATGACAAGAACtgatctttttttctctgtgaatGCACCCATTCCACATGTGTTATTCATATGGATAAAAGCTTCTTCCAATTTTATGTTGAGGAGCATCCTT
This DNA window, taken from Mus caroli chromosome 18, CAROLI_EIJ_v1.1, whole genome shotgun sequence, encodes the following:
- the LOC110285137 gene encoding ral guanine nucleotide dissociation stimulator-like yields the protein MFSWCLRTTRGLGLKKDNREGHGSVWRHRVHSCLQRLGPFSRKRKTVTKGNQDQNHTDQDLREPRRESPISAEMVVKLVNNLVPSIQEGDPFFVPTFLSTYRSFVTPLQVLGLLFMKYSYFHXHSVEHKQVRSSLCTFLHTWMDKNPEDFCEPSDLLPLTYLKAYLSVHMPHSDLFIRVDRLLTELWEEQDKDSSAKNEEDSDLGRHTSSDPELKCCKSVGKAATLEPDPTCPPELESTKATRRFXDTCITASRCGSSRPASTPDSSCVTCFSACW